In one window of Frigoriglobus tundricola DNA:
- a CDS encoding glutathionylspermidine synthase family protein, giving the protein MRRLTVDPRPNWQKRVEEHGLYYHTVRDEPYWDESACYQFTNYEVDRIEEATQALHDMCMALVEEVIDKRMFGLFFIPKDFEEYVIRSWESREPSVYGRFDLVFDGVGPPKMLEYNADTPTALVEAAVAQWVWLKDMDERGDQFNSIHEHLIDAWKALLTRDPGPIHFAALSKQDSPEDYITAQYMRDTAIQAGAKTDFIDITDIGWDKPRRCFVDRTGFPIHRCFKLYPWEWMVNPEEEFSRYIRGAAVKWVEPAWKMILSCKSILPLLYERHPNSPFLLPASFDPIPDGSYVKKPIHAREGANIEVVINGRLALSTDGPYKGPCVYQSLAPQLKPHDGRYPVIGSWVVNGEACGMGIREDTSLVTGNTSRFVPHQMVG; this is encoded by the coding sequence ATGCGCCGGCTCACCGTCGACCCCCGCCCCAACTGGCAGAAGCGGGTCGAGGAACACGGGCTCTACTACCACACCGTTCGCGACGAGCCGTACTGGGACGAGTCCGCCTGTTACCAGTTCACCAACTACGAGGTGGACCGGATCGAGGAGGCCACACAGGCGCTACACGACATGTGCATGGCGCTGGTCGAAGAGGTGATCGATAAGCGCATGTTCGGGCTGTTCTTCATCCCCAAGGACTTCGAAGAGTACGTCATCCGGTCGTGGGAGTCGCGCGAGCCCTCCGTGTACGGGCGGTTCGATCTCGTGTTCGACGGGGTCGGCCCGCCCAAGATGCTGGAGTACAACGCCGACACCCCCACGGCGCTCGTCGAGGCCGCCGTCGCCCAGTGGGTGTGGCTGAAGGACATGGACGAGCGCGGGGACCAGTTCAACAGCATCCACGAGCACCTGATCGACGCGTGGAAGGCCCTGCTCACCCGCGACCCGGGGCCGATCCACTTCGCCGCCCTGTCCAAACAGGACTCGCCCGAGGACTACATCACCGCCCAGTACATGCGGGACACCGCCATCCAGGCCGGCGCGAAGACCGATTTCATCGACATCACCGACATCGGCTGGGACAAGCCGCGCCGCTGCTTCGTGGACCGGACCGGCTTCCCGATCCACCGCTGCTTCAAACTCTACCCCTGGGAGTGGATGGTGAACCCGGAGGAGGAGTTCAGCCGGTACATCCGCGGCGCCGCGGTCAAGTGGGTCGAGCCCGCGTGGAAGATGATCCTGAGTTGCAAAAGCATTCTCCCGCTCCTATATGAAAGGCACCCGAACAGCCCCTTCCTGCTCCCGGCGTCGTTCGACCCGATCCCGGACGGCAGCTACGTTAAGAAGCCGATTCACGCGCGGGAGGGGGCGAACATCGAGGTCGTGATCAACGGCCGACTCGCACTCAGCACCGACGGGCCGTACAAGGGACCGTGCGTGTACCAGTCGCTGGCCCCGCAGCTCAAACCGCACGACGGCCGCTACCCGGTGATCGGGAGCTGGGTCGTCAACGGCGAGGCGTGCGGCATGGGCATCCGCGAGGACACCTCGCTGGTGACCGGGAACACGAGCCGGTTCGTCCCGCACCAGATGGTGGGCTGA
- a CDS encoding CPBP family glutamic-type intramembrane protease, whose protein sequence is MRSTRHPWAGFLFLLPLLVAYEGGLVWLGGDQAARLRNGADAWLRWAFEVFGAGHALAAPAVVLGVMLAWSWWRWADRPDDPVTVWFGMAFESAIFALVLWQFSRNFGPIIDGLGIKLQVTVRTAPAAQVLTFIGAGIYEEVLFRLGLFGGLVLLLGAVRIPWPVSVPLAAFAAAAAFAAAHHIGPYGEPMRADYFVFRTIAGLYFTVLFVARGFGIAVGAHAGYDVLVGVVVG, encoded by the coding sequence TTGCGTTCGACCCGACACCCGTGGGCGGGGTTCCTGTTCCTGCTCCCGCTTCTGGTCGCTTACGAGGGCGGCCTGGTCTGGCTGGGCGGGGACCAGGCCGCCCGGCTGCGCAACGGCGCCGACGCCTGGCTGCGGTGGGCGTTCGAGGTGTTCGGAGCGGGGCACGCGCTCGCCGCGCCCGCGGTGGTTCTCGGCGTCATGCTCGCCTGGAGCTGGTGGCGCTGGGCCGACCGGCCGGACGACCCGGTCACGGTGTGGTTCGGGATGGCGTTCGAGAGCGCGATCTTCGCGCTCGTCCTGTGGCAGTTCAGCCGCAATTTCGGGCCGATTATCGACGGGCTGGGGATCAAGCTCCAGGTCACGGTGCGGACCGCACCCGCGGCGCAGGTACTCACCTTCATCGGGGCTGGCATCTACGAAGAAGTGTTGTTCCGGCTCGGCCTGTTCGGCGGGCTGGTGCTCCTGCTCGGAGCGGTGCGCATCCCCTGGCCGGTCTCGGTCCCACTGGCGGCGTTCGCGGCCGCGGCCGCGTTCGCCGCGGCCCACCACATCGGCCCGTACGGCGAGCCGATGCGGGCCGACTACTTCGTGTTCCGCACCATCGCCGGGCTGTACTTCACGGTGCTGTTCGTGGCCCGCGGGTTCGGCATCGCGGTCGGCGCCCACGCCGGGTACGACGTACTCGTGGGCGTGGTCGTGGGGTGA
- a CDS encoding catalase family peroxidase, whose amino-acid sequence MPSQLITDLLGVLDQLSGGVHPGFRPAHARGVMYSGTFAPAPAAAGLTAAPHATRPSTPVTVRFSLSAGVPTAADNDPRGSSPQGMAVRFHLGDHVHTDIVAHSHNGFPVHTGEEFLAFLRAVAASGPDAPNPPPVAAFLAAHPRAKAFVEAPKPVPTSFARQAFYAITAFRFTSASGTTRTGRFRLLPDAGTEFLTPEQAAAKPSDFLAVELSDRLATGPVGFRVLVQLAEPGDEVTDSSIVWPESRQLIEFGTLTITQRIDELAPEARKIIFDPLPRVAGIESAGDPLTEVRSEIYLLSGRRRRAVK is encoded by the coding sequence ATGCCCTCGCAACTCATTACCGACCTGCTCGGCGTGTTGGATCAACTGTCGGGTGGTGTTCACCCCGGCTTCCGCCCCGCTCACGCGCGGGGCGTGATGTACTCCGGAACGTTCGCACCGGCCCCGGCCGCCGCGGGCCTCACGGCGGCGCCGCACGCGACCCGGCCCTCCACACCGGTGACCGTGCGGTTCTCGCTCTCGGCCGGTGTTCCCACTGCAGCCGATAACGACCCGCGAGGGTCCAGTCCGCAGGGGATGGCGGTCCGCTTCCACCTCGGCGACCACGTCCACACGGACATCGTCGCGCACTCGCACAACGGCTTCCCCGTCCACACCGGTGAGGAGTTCCTGGCGTTCCTCCGCGCCGTGGCCGCCAGCGGACCGGACGCCCCGAACCCGCCGCCCGTTGCAGCGTTTCTAGCCGCGCACCCGCGGGCGAAGGCGTTCGTCGAGGCGCCGAAGCCGGTCCCCACCAGTTTCGCGCGGCAGGCGTTCTATGCCATCACCGCGTTTCGGTTCACGTCCGCGTCGGGAACCACCCGGACCGGGCGCTTCCGTCTGCTTCCCGACGCGGGGACCGAGTTCCTGACCCCGGAACAGGCCGCGGCCAAGCCGAGTGACTTCCTGGCCGTCGAACTCTCGGACCGTTTGGCGACCGGCCCCGTCGGGTTCCGGGTTCTGGTTCAACTCGCGGAACCGGGAGACGAGGTGACCGATTCGAGCATCGTCTGGCCGGAGTCACGCCAACTGATCGAGTTCGGAACCCTCACCATCACGCAGCGGATCGACGAACTCGCACCCGAGGCGCGCAAGATCATCTTCGATCCGCTTCCGCGCGTGGCCGGAATCGAATCCGCCGGTGACCCGTTGACCGAGGTGCGGTCGGAAATCTATCTGCTGAGCGGCCGGCGGCGGCGAGCGGTCAAGTGA
- a CDS encoding M28 family peptidase has product MAYRFLPLLGALLLGAAVTGWAADPPPSVSADRIKAHVAHLASDRLEGRGPGTRGEELTIDYLESEFKKAGLKPAGKGGTYLQPVPLVRVVTDPKSTLQVVKGKDVLDIACEEEFAGTSQTQTELEEFEAEAVFVGHGITAPEFDWDDYKGVDVRGKVVVLFTNEPPSDDPKFFGGKALTYYGRWTFKFEEATRRGAKACFIIHTNETAGYPYSVVRPLDGAQLKRDPGQPALAFAGWLSRKGGEKLLARAGLTVDQALKAADTRGFKAVSLGVNLKGRIATKVEKIVSNNVVGTVEGSDPVLKSEVVVFTAHWDHLGVGRAVVGDSIYNGAADNATGCAMLLELARVWAAQTPKPKRSALFLAVTAEEKGLLGSKYYSEHPLVPLGKTALGINFDMILPLGVPESVVVTGADRTTAWPLVKAAAEKNRLEIEPDQRAHLGIFYRSDHFSLARAGVPAFSVGGGMKLKGKPADFARKAMQEFNDKAYHTPQDEVRPEWDYSGFVTLGGFALDVARAAAGADRLPTWNPGDEFLPARVKSGVK; this is encoded by the coding sequence GTGGCCTACAGATTCTTACCGCTACTCGGCGCCTTGCTTCTCGGCGCCGCTGTTACGGGGTGGGCGGCCGATCCGCCCCCGTCGGTTTCCGCCGATCGGATCAAGGCGCACGTCGCGCACCTCGCCAGCGACCGACTCGAGGGGCGTGGACCCGGCACCCGCGGTGAAGAACTCACCATCGACTATCTCGAGAGCGAGTTCAAGAAGGCGGGCCTCAAACCGGCCGGGAAGGGCGGCACCTACCTCCAACCGGTTCCGCTCGTGCGGGTCGTCACGGACCCGAAATCCACTCTCCAGGTCGTCAAGGGGAAGGACGTCCTCGACATCGCCTGCGAGGAGGAGTTCGCGGGCACCAGCCAAACGCAGACCGAACTCGAGGAGTTCGAGGCCGAGGCCGTTTTCGTCGGCCACGGCATCACCGCCCCGGAGTTCGACTGGGACGACTACAAGGGCGTGGACGTGAGGGGCAAGGTGGTCGTCCTGTTCACCAACGAGCCGCCTTCGGACGACCCTAAGTTCTTCGGCGGCAAGGCGCTCACGTACTACGGCCGCTGGACCTTCAAGTTCGAGGAGGCCACGCGCCGCGGGGCCAAGGCGTGCTTCATCATCCACACCAACGAAACGGCCGGTTACCCGTACTCCGTCGTCCGCCCGCTCGACGGCGCGCAACTCAAGCGCGATCCGGGTCAGCCGGCGCTGGCCTTCGCCGGGTGGCTGTCGCGCAAGGGGGGCGAGAAGTTGCTCGCCCGGGCCGGTCTCACCGTGGATCAGGCCCTCAAGGCGGCCGACACGAGAGGGTTCAAGGCGGTCTCTCTGGGCGTGAACCTGAAGGGCCGGATCGCGACGAAAGTCGAGAAGATCGTCAGCAACAACGTCGTCGGGACGGTTGAAGGGAGCGATCCGGTACTCAAGTCGGAAGTGGTGGTGTTCACCGCCCACTGGGACCACCTCGGCGTGGGCCGGGCCGTTGTCGGGGATTCGATTTACAACGGGGCGGCGGACAACGCGACCGGGTGTGCCATGTTACTCGAACTCGCCCGCGTGTGGGCGGCCCAGACGCCGAAACCCAAGCGGTCCGCGCTGTTCCTGGCCGTCACCGCGGAAGAGAAGGGGCTCCTCGGGTCGAAGTATTACTCGGAGCACCCGCTCGTCCCACTGGGAAAGACCGCGCTCGGCATCAACTTCGACATGATTCTGCCGCTGGGCGTACCGGAGTCGGTCGTGGTCACCGGCGCGGACCGGACCACCGCCTGGCCGCTGGTCAAAGCCGCGGCGGAGAAGAACCGCCTAGAGATCGAACCCGACCAACGGGCGCACCTGGGGATCTTCTACCGGTCGGACCACTTCTCACTGGCCCGCGCGGGCGTACCGGCGTTTTCCGTTGGGGGCGGCATGAAACTGAAGGGCAAGCCGGCGGACTTCGCCCGCAAGGCCATGCAGGAGTTCAACGACAAGGCGTACCACACGCCACAGGACGAGGTGCGCCCGGAGTGGGACTATTCGGGGTTCGTCACGCTGGGCGGGTTCGCCCTGGACGTGGCCCGCGCCGCGGCCGGCGCCGACCGCCTGCCGACGTGGAACCCCGGCGACGAGTTCCTGCCGGCGCGGGTCAAGAGCGGCGTGAAGTAG
- the tnpC gene encoding IS66 family transposase translates to MAEPACPGCRDLLQRVAELEAQVAELTRRLDEAVRAGKRQAAPFRKGPPKPDPKTPGRKSGDAHGKHGRRPPPPHDQVAECHEAHLPDSCPHCRGRLVETGTAEQFQTEIPRTPLLRKFRVHIGHCESCGKRTQGRHPLQTSDALGAAASQIGPDAQAAAAVLHTQMGLSHGKVASVFRTLFGITLTRGASAQIDLRTASRLEPDYQLILDEVRSSEQIAADETGWRIGGHPAWLHAWVGDRATAYGIDSQRSAAVLERVIGADWSGILSHDGFASYDRFEAAIHQQCLAHVLRRARELLERATRGAVRFPRQVIALLTEAIHWRNGYVPGTWTDDQLDAHRGQFDDRLLELVTRPRAVPEYATLARHLWNHFEQWFAFVFDPRIEPTNWKAEQAIRPAVVNRKVWGGNRTVTGARAQGVLMSVFETCRRQTLSVVDHVSRTLRWFGNRLLPRPLLLG, encoded by the coding sequence ATGGCCGAACCCGCGTGTCCTGGCTGTCGGGATCTCCTCCAGCGTGTCGCCGAACTCGAAGCCCAGGTCGCCGAGTTGACCCGGCGGCTCGACGAGGCAGTGCGCGCCGGCAAGCGACAGGCCGCCCCGTTCCGCAAGGGTCCGCCCAAGCCCGACCCGAAGACACCCGGTCGCAAGTCGGGCGACGCCCACGGCAAGCACGGGCGCCGCCCGCCCCCGCCTCACGATCAGGTTGCGGAGTGCCACGAGGCGCACCTCCCCGACTCCTGTCCGCACTGCCGGGGCCGGCTGGTCGAGACCGGCACGGCGGAGCAGTTCCAGACCGAGATCCCACGCACCCCGCTGCTCCGCAAGTTCCGCGTCCACATCGGTCACTGCGAGTCGTGCGGGAAGCGGACCCAGGGCCGGCATCCGCTCCAGACGTCCGACGCCCTTGGCGCGGCTGCCAGCCAGATCGGCCCTGACGCCCAGGCCGCGGCCGCGGTCCTGCACACCCAGATGGGCCTGTCGCACGGCAAGGTCGCGTCGGTGTTCCGGACCCTGTTCGGCATCACCCTGACCCGCGGGGCCAGCGCCCAGATCGACCTCCGCACAGCGTCGCGACTGGAACCCGACTACCAACTGATCCTCGACGAGGTGCGGTCGTCCGAGCAGATCGCGGCCGACGAGACGGGGTGGCGGATCGGAGGGCATCCCGCCTGGCTCCATGCGTGGGTCGGTGACCGGGCCACCGCCTACGGTATCGACTCCCAACGCAGTGCCGCCGTCCTGGAGCGGGTGATCGGGGCGGACTGGTCCGGCATCCTGAGCCACGACGGGTTCGCCTCGTACGACCGGTTCGAGGCGGCGATCCACCAGCAGTGCCTGGCCCACGTGCTCCGCCGCGCGCGGGAGTTGCTGGAGCGCGCCACCCGCGGGGCCGTGCGGTTCCCACGGCAGGTGATTGCGCTGCTCACCGAGGCGATCCACTGGCGGAACGGGTATGTGCCGGGGACGTGGACCGACGACCAACTCGACGCGCACCGGGGGCAGTTCGACGACCGCCTGCTGGAGTTGGTGACGCGACCGCGGGCGGTGCCGGAGTACGCGACCCTGGCGAGGCACCTGTGGAACCACTTCGAGCAGTGGTTCGCGTTCGTGTTCGACCCGCGGATCGAGCCGACGAACTGGAAGGCCGAGCAGGCGATCCGCCCGGCGGTGGTAAATCGGAAGGTGTGGGGCGGCAACCGGACCGTCACGGGCGCGCGAGCGCAGGGCGTGTTGATGTCCGTGTTCGAGACGTGCCGCCGCCAGACGCTCTCGGTCGTGGATCACGTCAGCCGGACGTTGCGCTGGTTCGGTAACCGGCTCCTGCCGCGCCCGCTGCTGTTAGGGTGA
- a CDS encoding DUF4159 domain-containing protein gives MIRSLLAAALALGVGLTLLSGTPTAAQPAGAPPKGTQDAELVEKVKNSIDKGVRYLKKTQKRDGDWEGIVLGEIAGLKGGVTALATLALLNAGLKPDDPAVAKALDYLRAVKPDKTYVVALQTMVFAEARQPKDLPKIAENVEWFKKNVIRRSGQLDGWSYPANAIADNSNTQYALLGLYAAKTAGVKVDDQLWSDILDYYNRTQHQDPANNKAGFWTYHNAGDRNPSFTMTVGGACGLIIAGMGLDKSEQGLNDATGVAANCGVYTENSALARGMLWVGANFNFLDGKSYFYNYYGIERLGRLSGQRFIGRIDWYREGCERLIRMQDGDGSFVYRDGEKRGGLDAGQPVITTSFAVLFLSKGRTPVLVTKFAWGRFRPGAANDRTVLQELDENGVQTARPDWNRKHNDCRNIVEFAARELFDNVPLSWQVYDPRLQGLADDNTRIDSEVGLLLQSPVVYLNGHGAMPFVGRGTELLSAEERILKRYVEEGGFLIGEACCGDKEFAASFEKLLARLFPGNTLRKMPPEHAIWRTFPGVSPADFPDLMYLDRGCRTVAVFSPSPLAGYWEERRFMPADGRDPKNRGQKAFCLARNIIAYATGLELPKPKLTKTILVNGAETGIARSKFRALQLKYVSDEGAQPPPAADALRNLMGYLAQNAKLDVAKTTEVLAPGDTRLAKYKFMYLHGRRPVVFDGDSADNVKANLQTGGLLLADAACNEIKLWKEFDKSFRDAMEKMWGQKLVTIPPNDRFFEIAREAGIDLRTVKCRREKPDGSGPEAELRSYPVLLEGIKIDGRWVVVYSRYDIGCAIEGHKAADCLGHDKESALKIASAVVLYSLKR, from the coding sequence GTGATCCGCTCTCTGCTGGCCGCCGCTCTGGCGCTGGGTGTCGGGCTGACGCTCCTGTCCGGCACGCCGACCGCCGCGCAGCCAGCGGGCGCGCCGCCCAAGGGCACGCAGGACGCCGAGCTGGTGGAGAAGGTGAAGAACTCCATCGACAAGGGCGTGCGGTACCTCAAGAAGACCCAGAAGCGGGACGGCGACTGGGAGGGCATCGTCCTCGGCGAGATCGCGGGGCTGAAGGGCGGGGTCACGGCGCTCGCCACCCTCGCGCTACTCAACGCCGGCCTGAAGCCCGACGACCCGGCCGTCGCGAAGGCGTTGGACTACCTGCGGGCCGTCAAACCCGACAAGACGTACGTCGTCGCGCTCCAGACGATGGTGTTCGCCGAGGCCCGACAACCGAAGGACCTGCCCAAGATCGCCGAAAACGTGGAGTGGTTCAAAAAGAACGTGATCCGCAGGAGCGGACAGCTCGACGGCTGGAGCTACCCGGCCAACGCGATCGCCGACAACTCCAACACGCAGTACGCGCTGCTCGGCCTGTACGCGGCCAAGACCGCCGGCGTGAAGGTGGACGACCAGCTCTGGTCCGACATCCTCGATTACTATAACCGCACCCAGCACCAGGACCCGGCCAACAACAAGGCCGGGTTCTGGACGTACCACAACGCGGGCGATCGGAACCCGAGCTTCACCATGACGGTCGGCGGGGCGTGCGGACTAATCATCGCCGGTATGGGGCTGGACAAGAGCGAACAGGGGCTCAACGACGCCACCGGGGTGGCCGCCAACTGCGGCGTGTACACGGAGAACTCGGCGCTCGCCCGGGGGATGCTGTGGGTCGGGGCGAACTTCAACTTCCTGGACGGCAAATCGTACTTCTACAACTACTACGGCATCGAGCGGCTCGGGCGCCTCTCCGGCCAGCGGTTCATCGGCCGGATCGACTGGTACCGCGAGGGGTGCGAGCGGCTCATCCGCATGCAGGACGGCGACGGCTCGTTCGTTTACCGCGACGGAGAGAAGCGGGGCGGGCTCGACGCCGGCCAGCCGGTCATCACCACGTCGTTCGCGGTCCTCTTCCTGTCGAAGGGCCGGACCCCGGTGCTCGTCACCAAATTCGCCTGGGGCCGCTTCCGGCCGGGCGCGGCCAATGACCGCACCGTCCTTCAGGAGTTGGACGAAAACGGGGTCCAGACCGCCCGGCCCGACTGGAACCGGAAGCACAACGACTGCCGAAACATTGTTGAGTTCGCCGCACGCGAGCTGTTCGACAACGTCCCGTTGTCGTGGCAGGTGTACGACCCGCGGCTCCAGGGGCTGGCCGATGACAACACGCGGATCGATTCCGAGGTGGGCCTTTTGCTCCAGTCGCCGGTCGTGTATCTGAACGGCCACGGGGCGATGCCGTTCGTCGGCCGCGGCACGGAACTGCTCTCGGCGGAGGAGCGGATCCTCAAGCGGTACGTGGAGGAGGGCGGGTTCCTCATCGGCGAGGCGTGCTGCGGGGACAAGGAGTTCGCCGCCTCGTTCGAGAAACTGCTCGCGCGGCTGTTCCCGGGCAACACGTTGCGGAAGATGCCGCCCGAACACGCCATCTGGCGCACGTTCCCCGGCGTCAGCCCGGCCGACTTCCCGGACCTCATGTACCTGGACCGCGGGTGCCGCACGGTCGCGGTGTTCAGCCCCAGCCCACTCGCCGGGTATTGGGAAGAGCGGCGGTTCATGCCGGCCGACGGCCGCGACCCGAAGAACCGCGGACAAAAGGCGTTTTGCCTCGCCCGCAACATCATCGCCTACGCGACCGGGTTGGAACTGCCGAAGCCGAAACTGACCAAGACGATCCTCGTGAACGGCGCCGAGACCGGGATCGCGCGGAGCAAGTTCCGGGCGCTGCAACTCAAGTATGTCAGCGACGAGGGCGCCCAACCGCCGCCCGCGGCCGACGCGCTTCGCAACCTGATGGGCTATCTCGCCCAAAACGCCAAGCTCGACGTGGCGAAAACGACGGAAGTGCTGGCCCCCGGTGACACCCGGCTGGCAAAGTATAAGTTCATGTACCTGCACGGGCGCCGGCCCGTCGTGTTCGACGGGGACTCGGCGGACAACGTGAAGGCGAACCTCCAGACCGGCGGGCTCCTGCTCGCGGACGCCGCGTGCAACGAGATCAAGCTGTGGAAGGAGTTCGACAAGTCGTTCCGCGACGCGATGGAGAAGATGTGGGGTCAGAAGCTGGTCACGATCCCGCCGAACGACCGGTTCTTCGAGATCGCCCGCGAGGCCGGGATCGACTTGCGGACCGTCAAGTGCCGCCGCGAGAAACCCGACGGCAGCGGCCCGGAGGCGGAACTGCGGTCCTACCCGGTGCTCCTCGAGGGCATCAAGATCGACGGGCGGTGGGTGGTGGTGTACAGCCGCTACGACATCGGCTGTGCGATCGAGGGCCACAAGGCCGCCGACTGCCTCGGCCACGACAAGGAGAGCGCGCTCAAGATCGCGAGCGCCGTGGTGCTGTACTCGCTCAAGCGGTAG